In Nematostella vectensis chromosome 3, jaNemVect1.1, whole genome shotgun sequence, the genomic window ACAACAAACCTTTGCGTGTAATTAATGGAACACCCGCAGAAGGTAGCTCCGTCCTGTTGTCACCAACTTCGTTTTTGTTGACGCTTTGTCTTATCTGACAACATAATTAACCTTTGAGTTTTTCGATTATaactttttcctttttgtcttAGCTAAAGTTTTTAGTACCGTCAGCTACGTTAGATTTAGCTCTTCCTTTCTGTTGCTACTTTTACTACTTTTATATTAGTTTTATGTCGAAAAAAATGTCTGTAAACAGTATCTGCGTATGTCCTATTTATGCATTCACCCCTGGGCCAACCAGTGTACCCGTTACCAAGAAAATCTGGAAAACCAATCAACTTCTTCATTCATGATGTAATGGAACACGAAACCCATGAGTGCCTGCAGGCATACACACGCAGATGCACCCTGCCTATAAAAGGAGCAACCGTAAAATTGTAAGTTAATTCTACGTTTCGGAGTCTTCTATAGTCCAGGGGTCTCCAAAGTTCTTCAATAGAGTCTTCTATAGTCCAGGGGTCTCCAAAGTTCTTCAATAGAGTCTTCTATAGTCCAGGGGTCTCCAAAGTTCTTCAATAGTAAAGCAGTGGTTCCACGATAGTTTGGTGTGGTCTCTTTCCCCTCGTACAACTGACAAGACGTTTGGTACACTTGTACAAGTCGTTATTGTCACACAAGTATCGAAACCGGCACAACGAGCACCGGTCCTTAGTGTTGGTAGTCTGAAATCCATACCCGCAGATTCTTATTGTTTGGATCGGGCATATGAACAGAGTTCGGAGTAAAGTAACATAAACTAACAAAAGAGTTATACTATACCGCTGCCTCATTTTTACTAACAAGTCGACGATGATGTTGCGATTTTGGAACGAGTGATGTTCAGTTGATTACGCTCTTTCATTTTGTCATGCTATCATGACCCACTAAATAAGTCATATACACGTGCACGAaaattatatagaaaaagGGTCCCAAGAGACCCACGGCGCCCAGATTGACCTCAATATTTTTCTCGATACGTCatagcgagctgtgcgtggcgtaaccgtatacGACAGGGCTAGcaacctggttattgcctccctattaatgcgcgggttccTCGGGCGTCTATGTATTGTACAGTTTGCTAGAAAGCGGTGCTGAGGCCGAAATCCtagcctagccgtaaagctttagctgccatacggtgattCAGCGCAACGTCTGGATGTATGATGGCCCGtgcccaggatttttcttggggggatgcgaaatccgaaaaagtggacaccccagcccccccccctccccccctgggtacgggtctGGTATGGtctacattttctttcttatcAAAATATGGCCAAGTTCAATCCTCGACCCCGGATCgatgactttttttcttttcttttttttttcgccctCTCGTTTTATTCTTCATGGATTATATATTATGTATTTATATGAAATAGCATCGGAATTTTCGCTGAAAACTAAGCAATCTCTATATAAGTATAACTATTACTGTTTATTTGCACGTAGTCTGGCCCAACCCTTCTGTACACATTCTCTACGTCAACAGTAAAACCTGCCTTTTCAGGAGTTTTAAAGTGGTTATGCCAGCGGCTGCGCATCTAGCTTGCGCATGGAGAGCACTTATACTCAGATAGATTTTAGCGTCTAATACTTAAAGATTTTAGCGTCTACCACGCTAATGATCGAAACTTGAAGATTCTTTCATGGGATATATCAATTGTCCAAGAGAAAAGCAAACCACTACGATTCGTGGCCGACAGAAAACTTTCGGAATCTTGAATGTCGCTGGCTCTCTGTTAGAACAttgatataataaataaaataccaATGATAACGGATTTGCCCTGGGCAGACAGGGATCATTGCGTTTCTTGCCCTCTAGACAAAGACCACGGTTGTTTGATTGTAAGCCTTCTACAGATGAAGACTTCCAGATTCACAGCAAAGGAAACACTAGCATTGTGCCAAGCATACATGATCGTCCCCTTTAACTATCGCGCGCGTATCCGACTCCACAAGAGAAACATAATCGGTAAATGGATGACGTGCAGGGAGAAAACCTCTATGTTGTGAATGACTCAGCTTGCCTCAAATGTAACGCACCGTCACGTTCTGATTAACAAGGACTTTTAGTGGCCGCCGGTTGGTTTCTTTTCCATTTATTATCATCACAGGTACCCGAACCGTACGATTCAAGCAGGTCCAATGCATTCTTCCAAATCCACGTTTGAAAAACATCTTCAATTGACCGTACTGAAATATTCATGGTATTGATTTCTGATCATTAGAATATCCGTTCTATTATTCGCCATAGGGGGAAGTTGTCGACGcttacttaaaaaaaatggagaACCAAGGATTTGAGAATGGTTGagccaagaaaaaaacacgGAGGTCACTCGATCATAAATAACCTAAAAATATCCCAACGTTGTTTACGTGTAATATATCGCCATGAAGTTTCGAAGGATAGCGCTTTATCTGCTTGGATGTATTTGTCTTGGTCTAATTTACCAAGTCTTCATCTACGGTAGCGATGTGGTTCGGACACAAAAACGATCAACGAGGAACAACGAATTATCACGAGAGGTACCAACGAGAATAGAGACGCGAAGAGATAAACATAGCAGCGATAAGGGAGTGcgtaatttgaaaaataataacaacaatggATCTAGACTTCGAGAGGGTTATTTAAGAAATGAGATTAGAGCACTGCGCTTGAGACTGCATGCGAAGGAAAGGACGATTAGAGCACTGAGGGCGAATTTAGCACAACGCGAATTACATGTTACAAAATTAGAAAATGAAATATCGCAATTGAAGTCGCAAAATGACGAGTTATTAGCGGAAAGTCAAAATTATAACAAAACCAAGAGCGAGAAAATGTATACTGACGATTATAAAGAGGGCAGTCTAAtgaataatgataaaaatgataTAATAATCCCCGAAATTGTGCCCTACTCGAGTTTTGGGAAAACCCACGTTTTCGAATCCGAGACATTGCCGAAACCTAAAGAGTACATGTTACGGAGTCAACGCCGAAAGACTGTAAAATCCGGCTTCAAGCATATAGTGGAAATGGAGAATCTTGCACTGGAAATGATAAATGAAAATGGCTCTCGGCGGTTGTCGATGGACAATATTATTGAGGGTGTATATCGTTTTGATATTAACCACGGGGTGGAATACGAGATTTATTTTAATGATTCAAAAAGCAAAGGTAGCGTTCTTTCAGCGCGAGTCTTTCGCAAGCTTTCTAAACCGCAAATAGTACTTCCTTCATTGAAATACAAACAACCAAATGAACTGATCAATTTAATTGTTCCTCTGTCGGGGAGAATTGAGCGGTTCCAGCAATTCATTGATTTATTCATTGATGTGTGCATCAAACGCGATAAGCATGTCTACCTAACAGTCGTACTGTACGGGGAAAAAGACTTTAAGATCATCAGAAGAATACTAAAGGACCTTGAAGACAGCTATAATTTCCGCAAGTACCAGCTTATTATGAGGAATAAGCAGTTCTCTCGCGGACGCGCGCTGCACGACGGGGTAATATATTGGAAAGGCAAAAACCCGAATGTACTCATGTTTTTCTGCGATGTTGATGTTACATTTGACGAACACTTCTTGCGACGCTGTAGATCCTACACCGAGCCGAGTAAACAGGTTTATTACCCGATGGTATTTAGTTTATACAACCCTAGGAACGTCTACGAAGATGGAATGATTCCCAGTCCGCAAGAGCAGCTAAATATAGGTAAGTGAAACCACGGAATTAGCACACCCATTATAACAAACAAATTACACGACATTTGCCTCACGGCGGCTACTCACGTCATGTCTAGCATCTGTTTGATCGCTAAGTAGGATATTCCATTAcatagattattattattataaccaCTTAAGGTGAGGATTAAATGTATTATTAAATATATTAGTTCGCCACAACAGCGAACTTTGACCTTCAGAATTTTCGTATCACTGAAGTATTTTTCTCTTATGATAAGTAAGAAGCTTTTAGGGGGTTTGCTACcattatcatttattctttTATGTTTTATCTGAAACATAAGCTAACAAGCAGGGTTGCTCTATTGTTACACTTTTATCCGCTAAAACGATTCGTTAATTcgcaacaaaaacacaaatatttgaaaacaaagatAAAGTGCGTTCGCCTCAGCAATACGATTACCAAGAGTACCTGACACAAAAAAGGCGATACTGGAAAGAATATGGGATCAGGACTTGTGTCTTGTTTATGTATAAAGATATATATACTTGTGTACAGGCGTGTAGAAGTTGATTACATACATTTATCTACAACCAATTTGGGAGTTaccctttttttcctttgatcATCCACAGCATAAGCTAGTCCCCGTTCCATCGCCGAtgcatataaaaataaatcataaaCATGGATGAATTAGGGTGTTTGATGATAAAATCATCTTGCCCTGACTGCTGCATGATGGTACAATGACCTCGTGACCGTTTTGTGAGTGTGACCTTATCATGCCGTGACTATAAAAGTGGACATTTTTACTATGTCGTGATAATGTTTACTGTATCGTTATCGAGCCGTGACTGATCTGTGATCGTGCCGTGACTGTTCCGTGACCGTTCCGTAACTGTTACGTGACCGTGCCGTGACTGTAACATGACCGTGCCGTGACTGTTACGTGATCGTGTATTTACTTCATGTAAGCTACTGGCATgaactttttgatatgttattCTTTTATAAGGCCACCCATAATCTAGTGCATCTTAGCCCATCTGTTGTTCCCGTCATGCGCACAAGCAAACGTGCGACGCGAGCGTCTATCGCTAGTTTCTTCTATTTTCGCAACCAAGAGAAGCCAAACTGCAACCTATCAGAAACCATTTTTTATTAGATCAACTAGAATCTAGACTCACTAGCTTATAGCAACGACCTGTCTAACATTACTCTCGCTTCTTCCAAATCTGAACTATATAACTACTATTTTCATGCGCTTAGAACCAATTACAATCCGGACGATCCTCGCtcttttaaaacaataatcaaTAAGCCTTAAATGTAACCAAACAAGACCGCTTTATGTCCCAATATTGTACTGCATGTATCTTTCTTTGCGTGTGTATATATTATTGTACCTGGGCCCGCAGTAATTGGCCTAATGACTGTAACGTGATCGTGTTGTGAGTGTAACGTGATCGTGCTGTGACTGTAACGTGATCGTGCTATGGCTAACGCAATTTGTGCCGTGACTAAAACAAGACCTGTTGCGACTATAACGTGACCATACCATTACTGTAACGTATCCCGAAAGCTGCCTGGAAGGCCGTTGCAGTGCTTATCCTCCTGTTTgggcctaatttttttttatttcccttttCTCATCACAGGCAATCAGTACGGCTACTGGCGTATCTATGGTTACGGCATGACGTGTCAGTATCGGTCTGACTATCTGCGCGTGGGCGGGTTTGACCTCAGCATCCGAGGGTGGGGCTCTGAGGACCACAAGCTGCACCGCATGTACGTCGCTAAGCCGGAAATAAGGTGAGAACCACGTTCGCAAATATACCCACAGGATACCCAGACATCAGGTGACACCCAGGTACACAAACCAacacacagggaacccggACATCAGATGAGACCCACGTACCCAAACATACCCACAGGGAACCCGGACATCAGGTGAGACCCACATACACACACATACCCACAggccacagggaacccggaAATAAGGTGAGACCCATGTACCCAAACATACCCGCAGGGAACCCGAACATCAGGTGAGACTCACATACCCAAACATACCCACAGGGAACCCGGACATCAGGGGAGACTCACATACACAAACATACCCACAAGAAACCTGGACATCAGGTGAGACTCATACCCAAACATACCCACAGGGAACCCGGACATCAGGTGAGACCCACGTACACAAACATACCCACAGGGAACCCGGAGATCAGGTGAGACTCACATACACAAACATACCCACAAGAAACCCGGACATCAGGTGAGACTCATACCCAAACATACCCACAGGGAACCCGGAAATAAGGTAAGACCCATGTACCAAAACATACCCACAGGGAACCCGGACGTCAGGTGAGACCCACGTACACAAACATACCCACAGAAAACCCGGACATCAGGTGAGACCCACGTACACAAACATacccacaggaaacccggacATCAGGTAAAACCCACGTACACAAACATacccacaggaaacccggacATCATCTGAGACCCACGTACACAAACATACCAACAGGGAACCTGGACATCAGGTGAGACTCACGTACACAAACATATCAACAGGGAACCCGGACATCAGATGAGACTCACGTACACAAACATatccacagggaacccggACATCAGGTGAGACCCATGTACAAAAACATACCCACAGGGAACCCGGAGATCATGTAAGGACCACGTACACAAACATACCCACAGGGAACCCGGACATCAGGTAAGACACATACACAAACATACCCACAGGGAACCCGGACATTGGACTCACGTACCCAAAAATTcccacagggaacccgaaAATCATGTGAGACCCACTTACACAAACATACCTACAGGAACCACGCAAACATAACCAAAGGATCCTGAGGTGAAAGGAATAGCCGCTTCCCAGCCGCTGTTTGCTCTAAATCCTGTCCCACCTTACCCAAACCCGTTTCCAGTAGCAAGCAGGAGGCGAGCTTCGATTCAGAACAATTATAATGATGTAGCTACACTTATGTGAAGAGATCAGTTTTTGGCCATACTCTATTTCTGACTAAGTCACTTTTAGGTTATCTACTCATTTTACAAACAAATCTTCAGACAGACGCTGAGCTAGTCGAGCTCGGGAGCTATGGAGACTTCAACTATCCGCGCCACAGGGCTCCTGGGCACTTGACTTTGACTCCAAAAACCTCCAAGGATAGCCAAGACTGACGATGATGGTCTCTTGGGATAGCCTTTTCGCAGGCCGAATCCCTCTAATTTGTCTACCATTTCTAGGATTATTCGCGCGCCCGACCGCAGTCTCTTTCATCACTATCACGAGAAGCACTGTGACCCGAGCCTGAAATGGGAGCAATATCGGTCCTGCTTGGGCTCAAAGGCGAAGACGGAGGGAACCTTACAGCAGATAGCACTACAGTTGTTCAAGCTCAGGGACAAGTATAACGACGACACGGGTTCGGATAGATAAGTGTACTTATAAGGGTGACGGGTGTGGTGGCCCCCaggatttttttgttatatccTCTCTTCATATGTTGCAAAAAGGAGGCCTTCGGAGTCCGCATAGGGGAATCAAGTTGTAGTACGCTGAACAATATACTAAGAATGTTTAAAttaaaagtcgacaacaacgcataTTTAGTTTCTTAAAACAATTTTTCGGGTTACAAATGAGTTACAGTGGCATGTTATAAAATACTATTAGTCGCTTTCTCCCAGATGCGttgtctttatttatttcgtgCTTGAGATTTAGAATGTAACTAGGCACTGAGGATACGAATTCCACATCATTTCCTAGAAGATATGAATACGCCTTCCAACAATTGCAAAGATTCATCCATCTTTTCATTTTCAGTCATAGTTAGAATTTAGTAGAATATATTTAGTAATATAGAACAGTATTTGTCAGATAGATAACATAAACTATATTTATATTACTACaaatgatatttaaaaaaagaaattttatATGACACAAAATGTGAATAAAGAGTCTTCATTACTTGAATGTTGTTTTGAGCACCGTAAAACAATTCCAGTCTAGTTcaacagggccgtagctaTATCACGGAGGGTCGTACCCTCAGTAGAGTCGAGTGTACAAGGAATGATTGAAGGTACACGGGCTTGGGTGGACCTTTAGATCAAGCGTCATTTGCCATGTCGGGTGAGAcccacagaaaaaaaagttgaaatCTTTTCTGAGGataggctcgatttccagctcgtTTCTGTGAGCCGATGAGGCCTAGCGACGGCTGGATATAAAGCCCTTTCCGAGAGACCGTTAACTGATGCCAGCTTAGCAATCTCATTTTTCATGAGCAGATGTCTTGAGAAAATAATCAGGCTACAGAACTACGCATACTCATGGAATACTCCTTTATTCATAGAGTGGTACTTAAGGGCACACCAAACTGATGCACACCTCTGTCGCCAAAACCAACTGAAAGCTAAATATGGACGATTGAAtctaaaaactaaaaacatgTTTAAAAATATAGAATTGTAGACCGCCTGCCCCAAGTCTTGGTGGGCCGGGTCCACTGGCTTCAAGTCTCAGCCCTACAGACCCAACccttagagccaatccttttcccgAAGTTTCGTTCTATAGATATCGAGGTGAAGTCCTATTGAGAACTTTTTTTGGACAGATATTATGAAATTGCTCCAAAATTTCTTCCCACTACTAAGAGACAATAGAAACGAATCAAGATAAAATAGGCACTCCTTTCACctaagcaacaacaacagcactAAATGACaagatttttagttttttttttcctttgtattTATTTGCACATGAACCACTAGTAAAGCACAGTAAACTTCACTACAGGGGCAGTAAACAGAACATATACAGTAAACAGAACATAAATGCTCTATGCTCATTTTCTAGCAAAGCGATGCTCTAGGTTGACAAACGTAAAAATTAAAAGTTAATAGAATAGATAGGTTAACAAAATTAGTATTAtcttaacaaaaaaattatctgctaaaaatatataatattaaatgttataaatgtaAATGTCTCAGGTAAAACTGAAGCTTCTGAGGAAGTATTATATAAACAATACCTGGACATATAACATCTTACGTCTTAAGTCCACATCTACCCTTCATTTTCATGTGATAAGCAAAATCTTCTTATGTAGAATTCTTATGGGAAAGGCAGTTTATGCTTTGGGCTTTGAGGTGCTTTCAAAGAAAGGTTATACACAGGCTGAAGAAGAgcaattttgattgtttgtccTTATACTCCTGCCAAATATGGAGGCATTACCCTACAATGTACAAAGAATGTCATTGGTGGTttcattaagaaaacaataaaggGATTTACACTGCAAAAGTGATTGAATGGCAACCACGTACTTCTTGGCTTCACATTGAGATTCTTTTCATTAATTTTCATCAAGGGAGTCGGCTCGTTTTATGGACAAATAAAATGCGCATCTTCTTAATTTTATTACCTAATTAACAATCTTGTTCCCTTTgctatttgtttatttatcagcatcctcttcttcttcttcctcctcctcttcctcctgCTCCGAAACAAGAGAATGTTATATAAATGCAtattcaaaatccttggaaagctaaaaaaaattatatcaaaCCTCTTCCTCTTCGTCCTCTTCTTCTTCGTCCTCTTCCTCTTCAACTTCTTCGTCCTCAGCCTCTGCTTCTTTCCCTTCATTTCTTTCCAATCGAACTAGAAGAACAATATACTTTAATGATTGGCGCTATAGCCAAGGAGCTGAACCAAGAGAGTCACGGCTGCAGCCACTGTGTTATACAGCATGTGTCTGAAGTAGGGCCGATCTAGCTTTTctctgaggggggggggggggggttggatcAGTGACAAACGGAGGGGGGGGATTATTCTTTGTTATATATGGCTTTCCTAAAACCTCCCTAGATCCACTACTGTGATAAAAACAACCACATACTTGAGTCATTATTCCGGACCATGATTTCCGCAGCGCGAATCCTGGGGTACTGTGTGTCAAAGCTTAAGCTGAATTTCTGCAAAGTCTTGTTTTCCTCCATGGCTTTGACAATCAGCTGTTCCATCTTAGCTCCGATTATTGAAACCTGATTGAgataaacaaaagaaatcatAAGGTTTTTTTCTGACCttcaaaaaaatattcctTAACAAGACTGGGTGACCAAATCTCACATATTGATTTTTGagaatgtcaatcaaccactcctttgctATGGTTTATAATCGAAAATACAATGGTTTATTCGCatggaaacttcaaaataacaatctacaatTGAAGTCATTGAAAGATacttgattgaaaatatcttggttactcgcttgaattagccgatggaaatggatgctttgtgtgactcgacATTGAgggggagcataaaatggggGGTGTGATTGGTGTTCCTTAAACTATTGTATTATATATTACATTGTATGTCATCTTTCATGCCTTACTCATGTCCGTATTTAAACCCAAGCATGATCAGAAAAATCACCACTAAAAAGGGTTTCATACAGTAGAAACTAGCATTATCTgcagactttttttttctattttgcaAGCTTTTATGTACATTTATGTACATCAATCAGACCCATTTCATCAACTATTAAAGTGGAAAAGATAATAGCCATTTCACCTGGTTGTCCAAGCGAAGTTCTTTTAATGTTGTGTTATCAGCAATAGCTTTAACAACCTCCTGCAAATTTAAGTACAATTAAAGAATTAAGGAATTAAATGAAGCATCTCATAGATCAAAAGATGGTGAAATGACAGCCATATGCAAAACTTTTCTAGCAGAAAGGTATAGATGCTTACCAAAAGGACTTCTCCTGACAAGAAGTTTGATTCCATGTTGAGTGATCGCagggttttatttttcttaaggGCATCAGCAAACAGCTAAAATGAAGAATAGAATAATCATGACAAATGCTTTCCACTCCGGTTTTCTGGCTTTCAAATTGTTTTGCCatgcaggattttttttttaattacccAAACTCCTTCTGAAGTAAAAAGGTTGGCCCCTCACTTTTTAAGCTTTAATTTATGTAAATGGTCACATCTCCAGCTCAAACATGTATTAAGGAGGCTCTGTCAAACAAACCTTTGAATTTGTTTCTATTCGATAATCAAAGGCAAATTATGCTCCATCATTTATCAAGgtaagacatttttttatgtctGAAGCATTCTATTGAAACATTCCCTAAATTGTCCTTGACTTTTTTTTGTCTGGAAACATGGCATACACCCTGTTTAGTCTTGTGTTTGAACCAAGAAGGCACAATAAAACAGCTGCTCACCCGTCCAATTCGGTCTGTCATCTGCGTATTGGCCATCTCTAAGTGCTTCAGGGTGGTGGACTTCTTCATCTCAGCGGCCACCTCTTCTAATATCTCTGGGGTGACGTCTTTGTGGTTGTTGAGGTTAAGCCGGGTAAGGCTGCTATCTCCATTCTTCAGCTTCTTCATTGCTTTTTCCAGGTCTAGTTCATTGATGGCAGTAAGATCTGTTTTCTTCAGTTTGGTTCCCTTTACAAtacctagaaaaaaaaattataacatAAAATTAATCAATTACCTTTGATTAACCTTCTTGCAGCAACAATGTTGTATTACAAGGGTGCCACTACCCCCTTGAAATCATGTGGAAAATTAACCATATCTGTTATATGCTTTAACTCATTTGGATAAAAAaagatgttgttgttgatgtttgtctgcactaccactaccatcaatacaaaattaaaaaaagtctatGAGCAAAGGATTGCATGTGGTATGATGCACTGAATTAGTTCACCGGTTGTCTAGTGGGGATCATGTCGATCAGGTAGTATTTTTTCATAACCTAATTAATTGGATTTGGATAAATTCAAAGTCGGAAATGCTTAGATACATCACACCACAAAACATGTTTAGTCAAACGCATAAGGTACCTAAAGGCAAAGCAGTTGTTGTGTAGCTAGAACAAGCTAGATTAGGTTAGCTAGATAACCCcaaaaattgtttatttttgttgtgcAGTGAAACCCGTCACCAAggctttttctttcaaaaggGAAATTATTTTGATTTATGAAGGTCTTGAAGCTGTATGTTTAAAGGACAATTTATATATTATGCTCTCTCACCCTTACTAGAAATGGTTTTAGACTGACAGACACCTTAAAAGTAGGTTCATGTAACCAACCGCTTATACATCCTCCAATGTCTGGTGCCAATTTAAGATTTCTATTCAGACACAAGAAGGCTATCACACCCCCCCTGCAATGTATGTGACATGTTATTGTGTATGTGAAGGGTGGATCATAATGATGTGTGAAGAGCTCACCTGGGGTGTATTTTTTCAAGCCGCTACCCTTAAGAAATCTATCAGAAGCCTCCCTCTCAGCCTGGTGACTCTGTTCAGATGTCAACATCGAGTGTATTCCCAAAACACCTGAAAAGAACAATGCCAAGATCCATAAGCGTACATTTAACAAGTTTGGTGACACTATAAATTTCCCACTCTACCTGCTAACTCCAGGAGCTGTTCCTCCGTTGCATTTTCAAGGACGTCACTTAAGTCATCTGGAAGCATGGGAACGGGGTCATCCCTCTTTGGTCTTTCTTTCTTGACAAACACTTTGCCTCGAGTTTCCTTCTTGAATGGGACAGCTTCCTCACgctctttgtcatttttggcTTGTTCCTCTAAATGCTTTAAAAGCTTCTCACGGTCAAATGGAGTTGTCTGGACTTTATCAGTTTGGTCCTCTTGCCTCATATAAGCTGGAAGGTATTGATTCTGAAAGAAATAATTAAATGCTGGTTAGTTCTTTTAAGGTTTTGCATAATCAGAGTTCACAACGGACCTCAAgaaatgttgaaaaatgtttttttgatttgcaaaaaataattgtttaGGTAATTATTAAGATACCAAAACCAAATAAAGTGAATTTGC contains:
- the LOC5513641 gene encoding chondroitin sulfate N-acetylgalactosaminyltransferase 1, whose product is MKFRRIALYLLGCICLGLIYQVFIYGSDVVRTQKRSTRNNELSREVPTRIETRRDKHSSDKGVRNLKNNNNNGSRLREGYLRNEIRALRLRLHAKERTIRALRANLAQRELHVTKLENEISQLKSQNDELLAESQNYNKTKSEKMYTDDYKEGSLMNNDKNDIIIPEIVPYSSFGKTHVFESETLPKPKEYMLRSQRRKTVKSGFKHIVEMENLALEMINENGSRRLSMDNIIEGVYRFDINHGVEYEIYFNDSKSKGSVLSARVFRKLSKPQIVLPSLKYKQPNELINLIVPLSGRIERFQQFIDLFIDVCIKRDKHVYLTVVLYGEKDFKIIRRILKDLEDSYNFRKYQLIMRNKQFSRGRALHDGVIYWKGKNPNVLMFFCDVDVTFDEHFLRRCRSYTEPSKQVYYPMVFSLYNPRNVYEDGMIPSPQEQLNIGNQYGYWRIYGYGMTCQYRSDYLRVGGFDLSIRGWGSEDHKLHRMYVAKPEIRIIRAPDRSLFHHYHEKHCDPSLKWEQYRSCLGSKAKTEGTLQQIALQLFKLRDKYNDDTGSDR
- the LOC5513666 gene encoding tropomodulin-3 — protein: MAWVKQKEKVNLGEFEDINEDEIVEGLTEEELKQLNLAIDPENQYLPAYMRQEDQTDKVQTTPFDREKLLKHLEEQAKNDKEREEAVPFKKETRGKVFVKKERPKRDDPVPMLPDDLSDVLENATEEQLLELAGVLGIHSMLTSEQSHQAEREASDRFLKGSGLKKYTPGIVKGTKLKKTDLTAINELDLEKAMKKLKNGDSSLTRLNLNNHKDVTPEILEEVAAEMKKSTTLKHLEMANTQMTDRIGRLFADALKKNKTLRSLNMESNFLSGEVLLEVVKAIADNTTLKELRLDNQVSIIGAKMEQLIVKAMEENKTLQKFSLSFDTQYPRIRAAEIMVRNNDSIRLERNEGKEAEAEDEEVEEEEDEEEEDEEEEEEEEEEEEEEDADK